The following are from one region of the Acidobacteriota bacterium genome:
- a CDS encoding response regulator has translation MGQAYRVPKRTILCIDENDATLAYLKSLMERSGYAVLTASSAAQGIGLASMFDLDAVVLDYHLPEMSGHHVAVAIKRCQPRALIVMFSGSDVPDETRQLVDAVVLR, from the coding sequence TTGGGACAAGCGTATCGTGTTCCGAAGCGCACGATCCTCTGCATCGACGAAAACGACGCAACCCTCGCGTACCTGAAATCACTCATGGAACGATCAGGCTACGCGGTTTTGACGGCGTCGTCTGCCGCCCAAGGCATTGGACTTGCATCGATGTTCGACCTTGACGCGGTAGTCCTCGACTACCACCTGCCTGAAATGAGTGGACACCACGTCGCGGTTGCCATCAAGCGTTGCCAGCCGCGAGCCTTGATTGTGATGTTTTCGGGGAGCGACGTCCCGGATGAAACCCGCCAGCTGGTTGATGCTGTTGTTCTTAGGTAA